The Ralstonia wenshanensis genome includes a region encoding these proteins:
- a CDS encoding methyl-accepting chemotaxis protein: MKTLSIKARLALVLFVLAVFLAGVGALGLYGNMRSNKALKETYSNQLASTRALGQAISRLVQVRTALDRAVYETDDAKIADLVKAAREQVKASDDGWNAYNALPFATPEEEQTAGEAKRLRDAFFNEGLKPALAAFDRHDYAAARPLVLDKLYELFVPYAIKADRLNAIQAEIAASAYSKAQSFFDGLVWAFIIVIAVGIALAAACYLVLSRAISRPLAEMLVHFHEISGGNLTTDVRIHSRDEMGLLMEGLQQMQAKLKETVVTVRRGSESIASATQQIAAGNTNLSQRTEEQASSLEETASSMEELTSIVKQNADNARQASTLAVTASDIAVQGGAVVQDVVTTMGEISESSRKITDIIAVIEGIAFQTNILALNAAVEAARAGEQGRGFAVVAGEVRTLAQRSAGAAKEIKSLIEDSAARVESGSTLVARAGKTMEEIVVAVKRVTDIMGEISAGSAEQSTGIEQINEAVTQMDDVTQQNAALVEEAAAAAQALEEQADELRRAVAVFRVAM; encoded by the coding sequence ATGAAGACGCTCTCCATCAAGGCTCGGCTGGCGCTGGTCCTGTTTGTTCTGGCTGTATTCCTTGCGGGCGTCGGCGCGCTGGGGCTGTACGGCAACATGCGCTCCAACAAGGCGCTGAAGGAAACCTATTCGAATCAGCTCGCCTCCACGCGCGCACTGGGTCAGGCCATTTCGAGGCTGGTGCAGGTCCGTACGGCGCTGGATCGTGCCGTCTATGAAACGGACGACGCCAAGATCGCAGACTTGGTGAAGGCCGCCCGCGAGCAGGTCAAGGCCAGCGACGATGGCTGGAATGCCTACAACGCGCTGCCGTTCGCCACGCCTGAAGAAGAGCAGACCGCTGGCGAGGCCAAGCGCCTGCGCGATGCGTTCTTCAACGAGGGTTTGAAGCCGGCTCTGGCAGCGTTTGACCGTCACGACTACGCAGCCGCGCGTCCGTTGGTGCTCGACAAGCTGTACGAACTGTTCGTGCCTTACGCCATCAAGGCCGATCGCCTGAACGCCATTCAAGCAGAGATTGCCGCGTCGGCTTACAGCAAGGCGCAGTCGTTCTTCGACGGTCTGGTTTGGGCGTTCATCATCGTGATTGCCGTGGGTATTGCGCTGGCGGCCGCCTGCTACCTGGTGCTGTCGCGCGCGATCTCTCGCCCGCTCGCAGAGATGCTCGTGCACTTCCATGAAATTTCGGGCGGTAACCTGACCACCGACGTGCGCATCCACTCGCGTGACGAGATGGGCCTGCTGATGGAAGGCCTGCAGCAGATGCAAGCCAAGCTGAAGGAGACCGTGGTGACGGTGCGTCGCGGCAGCGAGTCGATTGCGTCCGCCACGCAGCAGATCGCCGCAGGCAACACCAATCTTTCGCAACGCACCGAAGAGCAGGCCAGCTCGCTGGAGGAAACCGCATCCAGCATGGAAGAGTTGACGAGCATCGTGAAGCAGAACGCCGACAACGCTCGTCAGGCAAGCACGCTGGCTGTGACCGCCTCCGACATTGCCGTGCAGGGCGGTGCCGTGGTGCAAGACGTGGTGACCACGATGGGTGAGATCAGCGAATCGTCGCGCAAGATCACCGACATCATCGCTGTCATCGAAGGCATTGCGTTCCAGACCAACATCCTGGCGCTCAACGCCGCGGTGGAAGCCGCGCGTGCCGGGGAACAGGGTCGCGGCTTTGCCGTGGTGGCCGGTGAAGTGCGCACGCTGGCACAGCGCAGCGCGGGCGCCGCTAAGGAGATCAAATCGTTGATCGAAGACTCCGCCGCGCGTGTGGAATCCGGCTCGACGCTGGTGGCGCGCGCCGGCAAGACGATGGAAGAGATCGTTGTGGCCGTGAAGCGCGTGACGGACATCATGGGCGAGATCAGCGCGGGCTCGGCTGAGCAAAGTACCGGCATCGAGCAGATCAATGAAGCCGTCACGCAGATGGACGACGTGACGCAGCAGAACGCCGCGCTGGTGGAAGAAGCGGCTGCCGCTGCGCAGGCGCTGGAGGAACAAGCGGACGAACTGCGCCGCGCTGTGGCGGTGTTCCGCGTGGCGATGTAA